Part of the Gemmatimonadota bacterium genome, CTCTGCTGGCGGCCGGAGCGCTCGATCAGGACCGGAGTAAGTCCGGCATTTCGTGCCCCGACAATATCCAGCTCATAGCTGTCACCGATATGCAGGGCTTCTTGCGGCCGGAGATCACACTTCGTGAGTGCTTTCTGAAAGATGGCAGGCTCGGGCTTGGCCGCCCCGGCACGCGTCGAGGCAACAATAGGATCGAAGAAGTGGCCGATGTCCAAGCCGTCAAGCACGCCAAACAGGCGGGCGTCGAAATTTGAAATCACCCCGAGACGATACCCACGCGCGTGCAGAGCCGCCAGCGTCTGCCGGGCTTCCGGATAAAGCTGCCACGCTCGCGGTTCGGCAAAGAAATCGTACAGGGCATGAAAGTAGGCTTCAAAACCGGGAAACGGACCGAGCGGGGCAAAGACCTGCCGGACCACATCGTGCCACCAGGCTTTCTCCAGCCGTGGAACCTGGTCCGCGTCCGCGCCGGGAAAGGCCATGGGCGGCGCGGTCGCAAAGCAGCGTCGAAAGCCGGCTTCCAGGTCCCGGACGCTGACGGCCTTGCCATGCGCACGGGCCAGCCGGGCGTAGGTCTCGCCGACCGAACCATTGA contains:
- a CDS encoding HAD-IA family hydrolase; its protein translation is MDMRVIFFDAAGTLLRVNGSVGETYARLARAHGKAVSVRDLEAGFRRCFATAPPMAFPGADADQVPRLEKAWWHDVVRQVFAPLGPFPGFEAYFHALYDFFAEPRAWQLYPEARQTLAALHARGYRLGVISNFDARLFGVLDGLDIGHFFDPIVASTRAGAAKPEPAIFQKALTKCDLRPQEALHIGDSYELDIVGARNAGLTPVLIERSGRQQSTDDYHVVRRLDELLTVLESL